AATGTAGAGGACGAGGCCAATAAGATCAGTGAGATTAAACTCATTGTACCTGGAGGTACCCTCTTCGCTAAAGAACAATGTAAATCATTTGAAGAAGCCACAGATCTGGCAATCGAATCGTTAAGAAAGCAGATTACGAAACATAAAGATAAAACACGGGCGAAATTAAGTGAGCATAAAGCAATTTTAAGTGAAAGCGAAGCTGCTGACTATTAATAAGCCACAAAAATTATATAAGCGAAAGAGCGGTACAGTTAAATGTGCCGCTCTTTTTGTTTTTGATGATAACGCTCTTTGGTGTCGCCATCTCGAGCGAAGTGAAGCGTAGTCGAGAGACCTATCTTGAGTATACTTTTGATGTTTCGCTGCGCTTCAGTCGGGATGACGGCATTTCTTTATATCAGTTTTATATCAGTTTTCTCAAATAATTAAAGAAAACCGAGCGCTATTCGCGTATGTTGCTATCAACTAATTCTAATTTTTTAAACAATTCTCCATAAAGAAAGCCTGTCTTGCTACCTAAATTTCAACTTTATTGAAATTAATTCGTTCGTTATTTGTTGTTGATTATTGTGATTACGCATTATAATCACGTTTAAGAGGACAATAGCCGAAAAAAAAGGAAAAAAAATATTCAATTTTAAGCGATTGATTATTAAGCTTCTTCAGGCATATAATGAGCACTAACTAAAATAACTTCATTATTTTTTTCAAATTTATTTTGAAGTGAAATATAAGTGTGTATATTTGCATTCCCTTTCGGAAACGGTGTTAGGCCAAGAAGAAAAGGCTTGTTCTTTAAAAAGATAAAAGTTTTAAAAAAACACGTTAATAGTATGAAAAATGAAGATTTTTCGTATCATTGCACAAAATTTAAAGCCTCCTTAGCTCAGCTGGTAGAGCAACTGACTTGTAATCAGTAGGTCATTGGTTCGATTCCGATAGGAGGCTCTTTTTATTTTAAAGTGTTAGCATTTTAAAGTAAAAGATGGGGAGATTCCAGAGCGGCCAAATGGGACAGACTGTAACTCTGTTATCGCAAGATTTCGAAGGTTCGAATCCTTCTCTCCCCACACTTTAAATGAATGACCAAATGTTTTAATGATAGAATAATTCTCTCATTCTTTCATTCAATCAATCACTGGTTTTTAAAAGCGGAAGTAGCTCAGTTGGTAGAGCGATAGCCTTCCAAGCTATAGGTCGCGAGTTCGAACCTCGTCTTCCGCTCCAATAAAAATTAGAAAGTGGGCAGTTATCGGTAACAGTTTTAACATAGTTAAAACTAAATAAGCTGGAACTGGAAACTAAAAAGCCGACTTAGCTCAGCGGTAGAGCACTTCCTTGGTAAGGAAGAGGTCGTGGGTTCAATTCCCATAGTTGGCTCAGGTATAATAAAGCTTTGTTAAATCTGTTTAATAAGCAGAGTAGACAAGGTTTTTTGTGTTGAAATAACAATAAATAAAAAATAATAAAAAGTTAACCTACTAATTAGTTATAAATAAAATGGCAAAAGAAAAATTTGACCGCAGTAAACCGCACTTAAACATCGGTACAATCGGTCACGTCGATCACGGTAAAACAACTTTAACAGCAGCTATTACAAAAGTTTTGGCTGATGCTGGTTTAACTGAGGCACGTTCATTCGATTCAATTGACTCTGCTCCAGAGGAAAAAGAAAGAGGTATTACAATCAATACAGCTCACGTTGAGTATTCAACAGCTAACCGTCACTATGCACACGTTGACTGTCCAGGTCACGCGGATTACGTGAAAAACATGGTTACTGGTGCTGCTCAGATGGACGGTGCAATTATCGTTGTTGCTGCTACTGATGGTCCAATGCCACAAACTCGCGAGCACATCCTATTAGCTCGTCAGGTTGGTGTACCTTCATTAGTTGTATTCATGAATAAAGTGGATATGGTTGATGATCCTGAATTATTAGAATTAGTAGAAATGGAAGTTCGTGAATTATTATCATTCTACGAATTCCCAGGTGATGATATTCCTGTAATCCAAGGTTCTGCATTAGGTGGATTAAACGGCGATCCTAAATGGGTTGGTAAAATTATGGAATTAATGGATGCTGTTGATAGCTACATTCCAATTCCTCCACGTTTAACTGATCTTCCATTCTTAATGCCTGTTGAAGACGTATTCTCAATTACTGGTCGTGGTACTGTTGCTACTGGTCGTATTGAGCGTGGTGTAATCAACTCTGGAGATCCAGTTGAGATCTTAGGTATGGGTGCTGAGAACTTAAAATCTACAGTAACTGGTGTTGAGATGTTCCGTAAAATCTTAGATTACGGTGAAGCTGGTGATAACGTAGGTTTATTGTTACGTGGTATTGAGAAAACTGATATCCGTCGTGGTATGGTAATCTGTAAACCAGGTTCAGTAACTCCTCACACTGATTTCAAAGCTGAGATCTATGTATTATCAAAAGCAGAAGGTGGTCGTCACACACCATTCTTTAACAAATACCGTCCTCAATTCTATTTCCGTACAACAGACGTTACTGGTGAGATTTCATTAGCTGAAGGTACTGAGATGGTAATGCCAGGTGATAACGTTACAATCACTGTAAAGTTGATCAACGCTATCGCAATGGAAAAAGGTCTACGTTTCGCTATCCGTGAAGGTGGTAGAACAGTAGGTGCTGGTCAGGTAACTGAAATTTTAAAATAAATCCTAAATCCCGGTTTACCGGGACTTAAGAAAAAATAAGAAAAGCGAAGTGTTTGGGTACACTTAAACACTTCGCTTTCTAAATACGGGAATAGTTCAACGGTAGAATAGAGGTCTCCAAAACCTTTGATCAGGGTTCGAATCCTTGTTCCCGTGCTCAAAACAGTGGTTGAGTAATTGAATGAGTGAATGATTGAATTTGAAAGTTAGCTTTCGAATATTATCATTCACTCATTTAGTCATTCTGTCATTCAATAAATTAAATATGGCTAAAGTAGTTGAGTTTATAAAAGAATCGTACGATGAAATGACCCAGAAGGTTACATGGCCTACCTGGGGCGAACTGCAAAGTTCTGCAATTCTTGTATTAGTGGCTTCTTTAATTATTGCATTGGTTATTTTTGCAATGGATAAAGGATCAACATTTGTGTTAGATACTTTTTATAAATCACTTTCTAATTAATATTTACTAATGAGCGATCTAAAGTGGTACGTTGTAAGGGCTGTTAGCGGTAAAGAAAAGAAAGTAAAGCAGTACATTGATGCTGAGATCAGCCGTTTAGGTTTCTCTCATTTGGTTCCGCAGGTTTTAATACCAATGGAAAAATACTACCAAATGAAAGATGGTAAAAAAATTGCCAAAGAACGTAACTTTTATCCAGGCTATGTTTTAATCGAAGCTACATTAGATGGAGAATTAGAACATATCATTAAAGGAATTAATAGTGTGATTGGTTTCTTAGGTGATAAAGCTGGTAATCCTATCCCAATGCGCCAGGCAGAAGTTAACCGTATTTTAGGTGTGGTTGATGAAATGAGCGAGCAAGGCGAAACCATGAATGTACCTTACTATGTTGGCGAAGGTATTAAAGTGATGGACGGACCTTTCAATGGTTTCTCAGGTATTATCGAAGAGGTAAACGAAGAGAAGAAAAAACTGAAAGTAATGGTTAAAATCTTCGGTCGTAAAACTCCACTTGAGCTTAACTACATGCAGGTAGAAAAAGAATAAGAAATTTTTTAAAATAAAATAAGACCGCAAGATTTACTTTTTGCGGTTTTTTCTTTTTAATGTTTTTTTAAATTGCTTACAAAAACCTAAGTTTTAAGCTGTAAGAACAAAGGAGTTATCTTTATTTGAGATTGAAAAGATTGCATATCCTATAATTGTATAGTCGGTAGAATGGTTGTTCTTAACCGTTATATCAGGTATATTCCTAATATGTTATACATTTAAAAATATATTTCGCTGTATCTATTGCAGTAATGTAAGATTATCCATATCTTTGCAGTCCTTTAAGCTTTATAGGAGCTATAAGGAATTAAATGTTACATGCTTCCAATATTTAACATTGAGTTTTAAATAAACAAAAAACACAAAATGGCAAAAGAAGTCAGTGCAATGATCAAATTACAGATCAAAGGCGGAGCGGCAAATCCATCGCCACCAGTAGGACCTGCATTAGGTGCTAAAGGGGTGAATATCATGGAGTTTTGCAAACAGTACAACGCTCGTACCCAAGATAAAGCAGGTAAAGTATTGCCAGTTGTAATTACTGTTTATGCTGATAAGTCATTCGATTTCATCATCAAAACCCCTCCGGTAGCTATTCAGTTAAAAGATGCTACTAAATTACAGAGTGGTTCTGCTGAGCCTAACCGTAAGAAAGTTGGGTCGGTGACCTGGGACCAGATTAAAGTTATTGCTGAGGATAAAATGCCTGATTTAAATGCATTTACAATCGAATCAGCAATGAGTATGGTTGCTGGAACAGCACGCAGTATGGGAATCACCGTTTCTGGTGACGCACCCTGGAACAATTAATTAAAAAACAGTTTACAACAGTGGCGAAATTAACTAAAAATCAAAAAAAGGCACATGCTAAAATAGAAGCTGGTAAAGCTTATACTTTGAAGGATGCTGCTGCTTTGGTAAAAGAAATCACTACTACTAAATTCGATGCTTCAGTTGATATTGATGTATCTTTAGGAGTAGATCCGCGTAAAGCCAATCAAATGGTACGTGGTATTGCTACTTTACCACACGGAACAGGTAAAACTGTACGTGTTTTAGCTTTAGTAACTCCTGATAAGGAAGAAGAAGCGAAAGCAGCTGGCGCAGACTTCGTAGGTTTAGACGAGTATGTAGCTAAAATTGAAGGTGGTTGGACCGATGTAGACATTATTATCACTACACCAGCTTGTATGGCTAAGGTAGGTAAATTGGGCCGTGTTTTAGGTCCAAGAAACTTAATGCCTAATCCAAAATCTGGAACAGTAACTAACGAAGTTGGTAAAGCTGTAACAGAAGTTAAAGCAGGTAAAATTGATTTTAAAGTAGACAAAACGGGTATCATACACGCCTCGATAGGAAAAGTATCATTCCCAGCAGATAAAATTTATGAGAATGCACTTGAGATTATTCAAGTAATTTCTAAATTAAAACCATCTGCTGCAAAAGGAACTTATTTTAAGAGCATTCACGTGTCTTCTACAATGAGTCCTGGGATTGCAATTGAAACAAAATCAGTAGCGGGGATCTAATCATGAACAGAGAAGAAAAAACGAAGTAGTTTTAGAACTACAAGGACAAATGCAAGAGTTTGGCAATTTCTATATTGCTGATACATCTAGCCTTTCTGTAGAGCAGATCAATAACATCCGCCGCAAATGTTTCGAAGGTGATATCGTAATGAAGGTTGCTAAAAACTCTTTAATCCGCAAAGCGATTGAAGGTTTAGATGGCGATGCTTCTGAGATATACGAAGCGCTTAAAGGTTCATCATCATTATTATTCTCAAAAACAGCAAACGCTCCGGCTAAGTTGATTAAAACTTTGAGAAAAACTTCTGATAAACCTGTGCTTAAAGCAGCATATATAGATTCATCAGTATACGTTGGCGACGATCAATTGAATAACTTAGTAAGCTTAAAATCAAGAGAAGAGCTTATTGGCGATATCATTGGATTATTACAGTCACCAGCTAAAAATGTTCTATCTGCACTTCAATCAGGCGGTAGCAAAATTGCAGGAATTGTTAAAACTCTTCAAGAAAGAGAAGGTTAACGAACACCTTAAGTTCGCAAATTAAACAAAATTATTACACACGTAAATTTTTAAAATCTTAATAAAATGGCAGATTTAAAAGCGTTTGCTGAGCAATTAGTAAACTTAACAGTAAAAGAAGTTAATGAATTAGCTCAAATCTTAAAAGATGAGTATGGTATTGAGCCTGCAGCTGCTGCTGTAGTTGCTGGTCCTGCTGCTGGTGGTGATGCACCTGCTGCTGCTGCAGAAAAAACATCTTTTGATGTAATCTTAAAAGAAGCTGGTGGTCAGAAATTAGCAGTTGTAAAACTTGTTAAAGACTTAACTGGTTTAGGTTTGAAAGAAGCTAAAGACTTAGTGGACGGAGCACCAAAAGAATTAAAAGCTGGTGTTGCTAAAGACGAAGCAGAAGCTCTTAAAAAACAATTAGAAGAAGCTGGAGCAGTAGTTGAGATTAAGTAATCACTTAACTTAGCTAAGCTAAAAATGTATTAGACACCGACTGAAAATGTCGGTGTCTTTACCTGTTTATAAACATCTCATTTTGTTTGGTTAATGAGCCTGTTTAAAATCTGAACCAAACAAATAGTTTATTCTTAAACTAAAATCTTTTAGTCCATTGGCAAAGACAGTCGAACAAAGAGTAAATTTTGCAACTAGTAAGCACATTATAGACTATCCGGATTTTCTGGATGTGCAATTGCAATCATTCAGAGAATTTTTCCAGATAGATACCACATCAGACGACCGCTCAAGCGAGGGTTTGTTTAAAGTGTTTGCTGAAAACTTTCCAATAACAGATTCAAGAAATATCTTCGTATTGGAGTTTCTTGATTATTTTGTTGATCCGCCACGTTACGATATACACGAGTGTATTGAGCGTGGATTAACCTACAATGTTCCATTAAAAGCAAAGCTTAAGCTTTCTTGTAATGATGTAGAACATGAAGATTTTGAAACCATTATCCAGGATGTGTACTTAGGTACTATCCCGTATATGACACCAAAAGGTACGTTTGTTATCAACGGTGCAGAACGTGTTATCGTTTCGCAATTACACCGTTCTCCAGGAGTGTTCTTCGGCCAAAGCCGCCACACTAACGGAACCAAATTGTACTCTGCACGTGTAATTCCTTTCAAAGGTTCATGGATCGAGTTTGCTACAGACGTTAATAACGTGATGTATGCTTATATCGATCGTAAGAAAAAATTCCCGGTTACCACTTTATTACGTGCTATCGGTTACGATTCTGATAAAGACATCTTGGAACTTTTTGATCTTGCTGACGAAGTAAAAGTTAGTAAATCTGGTTTAAAGAAATATATCGGTCGTAAACTTGCGGCAAGGGTATTGAAAAAATGGGTTGAAGATTTTGTTGATGAAGATACCGGTGAGGTAGTTTGTATCGACCGTAATGAAGTGATTCTTGAAAGAGAAACCGTTTTAGAAGACGAACACATTGATATGGTTATCGAAGCTGGCGTAAAAAGCATTATCTTATCGAAAGAGGATGGCGCAAGTCAGGCTGATTATACCATTATATATAATACATTACAAAAAGATACCTCAAACTCAGAAAAAGAAGCTGTAGAAAACATCTATCGTGCTTTGCGTAACGCAGAACCACCTGATGAGGAAACAGCGCGTGGTATCATTGATCGTTTATTCTTTTCTGATAAACGTTATGATTTAGGAGATGTTGGTCGTTACCGCATCAACCGTAAATTAAAAATGAATACCCCTGATGAGGTTAAAGTTTTAACAAAGGCAGATATTATTGCAATTGTTAAATATCTGATCAAATTGATCAACTCAAAAGAGGAAGTGGATGATATCGATCACTTGTCTAACCGTCGTGTACGTACGGTAGGTGAACAATTGTACGCACAATTTGGTGTTGGTTTAGCCCGTATGGCCAGAACAATCCGTGAGCGTATGAACATTCGCGATAACGAGGTGTTTACACCAACTGATTTGATTAACGCCCGTACGTTATCATCTGTTATCAACTCTTTCTTTGGTACCAACCAGTTATCGCAGTTCATGGATCAAACCAATCCATTAGCAGAGATTACTCACAAACGCCGTTTATCGGCATTAGGTCCAGGTGGTTTATCACGTGAGCGTGCCGGTTTCGAGGTGCGTGACGTTCACTATACCCACTATGGTCGTTTATGTACGATTGAAACGCCAGAGGGACCAAATATTGGTTTGATTTCATCACTTTGTGTGCATGCAAAAATCAATAATTTAGGTTTCATTGAAACACCATACAAACGTGTTGAAGATGGTAAAGTAGTTGTTGATTCAGACGTTATTTATTTATCAGCAGAAGATGAAGATGGTAAAACCATCGCTCAGGCAAATGCAGAGTACGATGATAAAGGTAACTTTACCACACCACGTGTTAAAGCACGTTACGAGGGTGACTTCCCGATTATTGAGCCTGAGAAATTAGACTTAATGGACGTTGCGCCTAACCAGATTACTTCAATTGCTGCTTCGTTAATTCCATTCTTGGAACATGATGATGCGAACAGGGCTTTGATGGGATCAAACATGCAACGTCAGGCCGTGCCATTGTTACGTCCTGAAGCACCAATTGTTGGTACAGGTTTAGAAGGTCGCGTTGCACGTGACTCGAGAACGCTGATCAACGCAGAAGGTGACGGTGTTGTAGAGTATGTTGATGCTAACGAAATCACTATTAAATATGAACGTAACGAAGATGATCGTTTAGTTTCATTTGAAGGCGATAGCAAAACTTACCGTTTAATTAAATTCAAAAAAACCAACCAGAATACTTGTATCAACTTAAAACCAATCGTTAAGAAAGGTCAGAAAGTTACCAAAGGACAAGTGCTTTGCGAAGGTTATGCAACTGAAAATGGTGAATTGGCATTAGGTAGAAACTTGAAAGTGGCGTTTATGCCTTGGCAAGGTTTCAACTTTGAGGATGCGATTGTAATCAACGAGCGTATTGTTCGTGATGACGTTTTCACTTCATTGCATATTGAAGAGTTTGAATTAGAAGTACGTGATACTAAACGTGGAGAAGAGGAATTAACACCAGATATCCCGAACGTTTCTGAAGAGGCTACTAAAGACCTTGATGAAAACGGTATTATCCGTATCGGTGCTGATGTAAAAGAAGGCGATATTTTAATTGGTAAGATTACGCCAAAAGGAGAATCTGATCCTTCGCCGGAAGAGAAATTACTACGCGCTATTTTTGGTGATAAAGCAGGTGATGTTAAAGATGCGTCTTTAAAAACTCCTCCTTCAATCCAAGGTGTGGTAATTGATACTAAATTATTCAGCCGTGCTAAGAAAACTACAAAAGCTGAAGAAAAATCAGCAATTGAGAAATTAGACAAAGGATATAACAATATCACTGAGAAATTAAAAGCTGAATTAGTTGACAAATTATTCACCATTGTAAATGGAAAAACATCGCAAGGTGTATACAACATTTACAAGGAACTATTGGTTGCTAAAGGAGCTAAGTTTACGCAGAAAATTTTAGCCGAACTTAATTATGATCACATTAGCCCTAACAAATGGACTACTGATGATGATAAAAATGAGCTGATTAAAATGTTGCTGCATAACTATGGTATCCGTGTTAATGAAGAACTTGGTGCTTACAAACGCGATAAATTCGCAATTAGTGTAGGTGATGAGCTTCCATCGGGTATTGTACAAATGGCAAAAGTTTATGTTGCTAAAAAACGTAAGTTAAAAGTAGGTGATAAAATGGCGGGTCGCCACGGTAACAAAGGTATTGTTGCACGTATTGTACGTGATGAAGATATGCCTTTCTTAGCTGATGGTAGCCCGGTTGATATCGTGTTGAACCCACTAGGTGTACCTTCACGTATGAACCTTGGTCAGATCTACGAAACCGTATTGGCATGGGCTGGTAAAGAATTGGGTGTTAAATTTGCCACTCCGATTTTTGATGGTGCTACGCACGATGAGGTGGAAGAATGGATTGCTAAAGCAGGTGTTCCAGCTTCAGGAAAAACCTACTTATACAATGGTTTAACAGGTGAGCGTTTCGATCAGACTACAACTGTAGGTATTATCTACATGTTGAAATTAGGTCACATGGTTGATGATAAGATGCACGCCCGTTCAATCGGACCATACTCATTAATTACACAACAACCACTGGGTGGTAAAGCCCAGTTTGGTGGTCAGCGTTTTGGTGAGATGGAGGTTTGGGCATTAGAGGCATTCGGTGCAGCTAATATTCTTCAAGAGATCTTAACCGTTAAGTCGGATGATGTAATCGGAAGGGCCAAAACTTACGAAGCCATTGTTAAAGGTGAAAACCTACCAACACCAGGTGTACCAGAATCGTTCAACGTATTGGTACATGAGTTACGTGGATTAGGTTTAGATATTACGTTAGACTAAGTATTAAGTATTAAAGTATCAAGTATCAAGACGGGTAATCCGATCTTGATACTTGATGCGAAATACTTGCTACTCAAAACAAAAAGATATGTCTTACAAAAAGGATAATAAATTAAAAAGCAATTTCACATCAATCACGATTAGCTTATCGTCTCCAGAAATTATTTTGGAACGTTCAAGCGGTGAGGTGTTGAAACCAGAAACCATTAACTACCGTACTTACAAACCTGAGCGTGATGGTTTGTTCTGTGAGCGTATTTTTGGTCCGGTAAAAGATTACGAATGTCATTGCGGTAAATACAAACGTATCCGTTATAAAGGTATTGTTTGCGATCGTTGTGGTGTTGAAGTAACTGAAAAGAAAGTACGTCGTGAGCGTATGGGCCACATTGCTTTAGTGGTTCCTGTTGCACACATCTGGTACTTCCGCTCTTTACCAAACAAAATCGGTTATTTATTAGGTTTACCTACTAAAAAATTAGATTTAATTATCTATTACGAGCGTTATGTAGTTATCCAGTCGGGCTTAATGGCCGAGGAAGGTATCAACTATATGGACTTCTTAACAGAGGAAGAATATTTAGATATCTTAGATAAATTACCTAAAGAAAACCAATATTTAGACGATAAAGATCCTAATAAATTCATCGCCAAAATGGGTGCTGAAGCATTAGAAGATTTATTAAAACGTATTGATTTAGATACTTTATCTTACGACTTACGTCACCAGGCAGCTAACGAAACTTCTCAACAGCGTAAAAATGAGGCTTTAAAACGCCTTCAGGTTGTTGAAGCTTTCCGTGGTGCCAATACACGTATCGAGAATCGCCCTGAGTGGATGATTGTTAAAATCGTTCCGGTTATTCCACCAGAATTACGTCCGTTGGTTCCATTAGAAGGTGGTCGTTTCGCTACTTCCGATTTAAATGATTTATACCGTCGTGTAATTATCCGTAACAACCGTTTAAAACGTTTGATCGAGATTAAAGCACCAGAGGTAATTTTACGTAACGAAAAACGTATGTTGCAGGAAGCTGTAGATTCGTTGTTCGATAACTCACGTAAGGTTAACGCGGTAAAAACTGAAGGTAACCGTGCCTTAAAATCACTTTCAGATATTTTGAAAGGTAAACAAGGTCGTTTCCGTCAGAACTTATTAGGTAAACGTGTGGATTATTCAGCTCGTTCGGTAATTGTTGTAGGGCCTAGCCTTAAATTACACGAGTGCGGTATTCCTAAAGATATGGCTGCTGAGCTTTACAAACCGTTCATTATTCGTAAGATGATTGAGCGTGGTGTAGTAAAAACAGTTAAATCTGCTAAGAAAATCGTTGATAGAAAAGATCCATTAGTTTGGGATATTTTAGAAAATGTATTAAAAGGTCACCCGGTATTATTAAACCGTGCACCTACGCTACACAGATTAGGTATCCAGGCTTTCCAGCCAAAATTAATTGAAGGAAAAGCAATCCAGTTACACCCATTAGTTTGTACCGCATTCAACGCCGATTTTGATGGTGACCAGATGGCTGTTCACTTACCGTTAGGTAATGCAGCAATTTTGGAAGCCCAGGTATTAATGTTGGCTGCACACAACATCTTAAACCCTGCAAATGGTACGCCAATTACAGTACCTTCTCAGGATATGGTTTTGGGTCTTTATTACATTACTAAAGGCCGCAGAACAGATGAAACTAGAGTTGTAAAAGGACAGGATTCTGCTTTCTATTCTCCAGAAGAAGTTATTATTGCTTATAACGAGAAAGAATTAGACTTGCATGCATTTATCAAAGTAAGGGTAAATGTTAAACAAGCAGATGGTTCTATCGTTAATAAATTAACTGAAACTACGGTAGGTAGGGTATTGTTCAACCAAATGGTTCCTGAAGAGGTTGGTTATATCAATGAATTATTAACCAAAAAATCTTTAAGGGATATTATTGGTGAAGTAGTGAAAATGACTGGTATGGCCCGTGCTTCTCAATTCTTAGATGATATCAAAGAATTAGGTTTCAAAATGGCATTCCAAGGAGGTTTATCGTTCAACCTACAAGACGTAAACATCCCGGTAGAAAAACATACTTTATTAGAACAGGCAGCAGCTGAGGTTGAAGAGGTAAGAAACAACTATAACATGGGTTTCATTACCAACAACGAGCGTTACAACCAGATTATCGATATCTGGACCCGTATCAACAACAGGTTAACTACTTTCGTTATGACTCAGTTATCATCAGATAACCAAGGTTTTAACTCAGTTTACATGATGCTTGATTCAGGTGCACGTGGATCTAAAGAGCAGATTCGTCAGCTTTGCGGAATGCGTGGTTTGATGGCGAAACCTCAAAAATCAGGTTCAGGTGGCGATATCATTGAAAACCCGATCTTATCAAACTTTAAAGAAGGTTTATCGGTATTAGAGTACTTTATCTCTACTCACGGTGCGCGTAAAGGTTTGGCGGATACGGCGTTAAAAACGGCGGATGCGGGTTACTTAACCCGTCGTTTACATGATGTGGCACA
The nucleotide sequence above comes from Pedobacter riviphilus. Encoded proteins:
- the rpoC gene encoding DNA-directed RNA polymerase subunit beta': MSYKKDNKLKSNFTSITISLSSPEIILERSSGEVLKPETINYRTYKPERDGLFCERIFGPVKDYECHCGKYKRIRYKGIVCDRCGVEVTEKKVRRERMGHIALVVPVAHIWYFRSLPNKIGYLLGLPTKKLDLIIYYERYVVIQSGLMAEEGINYMDFLTEEEYLDILDKLPKENQYLDDKDPNKFIAKMGAEALEDLLKRIDLDTLSYDLRHQAANETSQQRKNEALKRLQVVEAFRGANTRIENRPEWMIVKIVPVIPPELRPLVPLEGGRFATSDLNDLYRRVIIRNNRLKRLIEIKAPEVILRNEKRMLQEAVDSLFDNSRKVNAVKTEGNRALKSLSDILKGKQGRFRQNLLGKRVDYSARSVIVVGPSLKLHECGIPKDMAAELYKPFIIRKMIERGVVKTVKSAKKIVDRKDPLVWDILENVLKGHPVLLNRAPTLHRLGIQAFQPKLIEGKAIQLHPLVCTAFNADFDGDQMAVHLPLGNAAILEAQVLMLAAHNILNPANGTPITVPSQDMVLGLYYITKGRRTDETRVVKGQDSAFYSPEEVIIAYNEKELDLHAFIKVRVNVKQADGSIVNKLTETTVGRVLFNQMVPEEVGYINELLTKKSLRDIIGEVVKMTGMARASQFLDDIKELGFKMAFQGGLSFNLQDVNIPVEKHTLLEQAAAEVEEVRNNYNMGFITNNERYNQIIDIWTRINNRLTTFVMTQLSSDNQGFNSVYMMLDSGARGSKEQIRQLCGMRGLMAKPQKSGSGGDIIENPILSNFKEGLSVLEYFISTHGARKGLADTALKTADAGYLTRRLHDVAQDMIVNDNDCGTLRGMYTTALKDNEDIVEPLYDRILGRTSLHDVYNPLDNTLLVGAGEDINEDVAKLIEESPLEGIEIRSVLTCESKRGVCALCYGRNLASGKRVQRGEAVGVIAAQSIGEPGTQLTLRTFHVGGTASNIAAESNIVAKFDGVVEFENIRTVDTQTEDGTVQVVLGRSGEFRIVEPGSGRVIVTNNIPYGAFLFVKEGDKVTKGDKICSWDPYNAVILSEFAGKAQFDAIIDGVTYREESDEQTGHREKVIIDTRDKTKNPSVQIVDKKGEFIKGYNIPVGAHVSVDEGETIQTGQIIAKIPRATGKTRDITGGLPRVTELFEARNPSNPAVVTEIDGVVTLGGVKRGNREITIESKDGEVKKYLVPLSKHILVQDNDFVKAGMPLSDGSISPADILAIKGPAAVQEYLVNGIQEVYRLQGVKINDKHFEVIVHQMMQKVHIEDPGDTIFLENNAVDRWDFSEENDAMYDKKVVEDAGDSTEFKPGQIVSLRKLRDENSQLKRKDLKQITVRDARPATASSILQGITRASLGTKSFISAASFQETTKVLNEAAIAGKRDNMLGLKENVIVGHLIPSGTGVRGYERIIVGSQEEYDKLLASKQEEVEA